A single genomic interval of Bacillus sp. es.036 harbors:
- the glgA gene encoding glycogen synthase GlgA, producing the protein MNVLFAASEGHPFIKTGGLGDVIGALPKALQKQGANVSVILPKYQDMNETFKSQLELKETITVSVGWRDKYCGIEMLKYDGITYYFVDNEYYFKRSGSYGYFDDGERFSFFCKAVLEAIPYLEDQPDILHCHDWQTGMIPVLKKAHYRNHPYYEGIKVVYTIHNLRYQGIFPKSILHDLLDLSELHFNNEGVEFHGNVSFMKGGLLYADYITTVSPSYADEIKQPYFGEYLDGVMRKRENEFTGIINGIDTDLYDPASDSALAYTYHASHFLKEKNKTDLQKNLGLQIGEGIPVIALITRLVEQKGIDLFFRVLPEIMEQKVQVVVLGTGDEHYEHMLREAEAHYPGRFSANIYFDDGFARQLYAASDLFLMPSQFEPCGISQLIALRYGSLPIVRETGGLKDTVQPYNKFTGEGHGFSFANYNAHEMLDTIRLALDLYHHDDITWKKLVVRAMRLNYSWEASSVKYLNLYQNLLK; encoded by the coding sequence ATGAACGTACTATTTGCCGCATCTGAAGGTCATCCATTTATTAAAACGGGTGGTCTTGGTGATGTGATCGGTGCTCTTCCAAAAGCACTTCAAAAACAGGGAGCAAACGTTTCTGTTATCTTACCTAAATATCAAGATATGAATGAGACGTTTAAAAGTCAGCTTGAATTAAAAGAGACGATTACCGTTTCAGTTGGCTGGCGTGATAAATATTGTGGCATTGAGATGCTTAAGTATGACGGCATCACCTATTATTTCGTTGACAATGAGTACTATTTTAAGCGAAGTGGTAGCTATGGATACTTTGATGACGGTGAGCGCTTTTCATTTTTTTGTAAAGCCGTATTAGAAGCGATCCCATATCTTGAAGATCAGCCTGACATTCTCCATTGCCACGATTGGCAAACTGGGATGATTCCTGTACTAAAGAAAGCCCATTATAGAAACCACCCTTACTATGAGGGAATTAAGGTCGTTTATACAATTCATAATTTGCGTTATCAGGGAATTTTTCCGAAGTCCATTTTGCATGATTTGCTAGATTTGAGTGAACTTCATTTTAATAATGAAGGGGTAGAGTTTCATGGTAATGTAAGCTTCATGAAAGGTGGACTGCTTTATGCAGATTACATTACAACTGTAAGTCCATCGTATGCAGATGAAATTAAACAGCCATATTTCGGTGAATACTTGGATGGAGTTATGAGGAAAAGAGAAAATGAATTTACTGGAATTATTAACGGGATTGATACGGACCTTTATGATCCAGCCAGTGATTCGGCTCTTGCTTATACGTATCACGCCTCACACTTTCTAAAAGAAAAAAACAAAACCGATCTTCAAAAAAATCTCGGTTTACAAATAGGAGAAGGCATTCCAGTTATTGCCCTCATCACGCGACTTGTCGAACAAAAGGGAATTGATCTGTTCTTCAGAGTCTTACCTGAAATAATGGAGCAAAAAGTCCAGGTAGTTGTTCTTGGAACAGGTGATGAGCATTACGAGCATATGCTTCGAGAAGCAGAAGCACACTATCCTGGTAGATTTTCAGCAAACATTTATTTTGATGATGGTTTTGCGCGCCAGCTTTATGCTGCATCTGATTTGTTCTTAATGCCTTCCCAATTTGAGCCATGTGGCATTAGTCAGCTTATCGCGCTACGATATGGCAGTCTTCCTATTGTTCGAGAAACTGGTGGCTTAAAAGATACTGTCCAACCTTATAACAAGTTTACAGGGGAGGGCCATGGATTTAGTTTTGCGAATTATAATGCGCACGAAATGTTAGATACGATCCGTCTTGCTCTTGATCTCTATCATCATGATGACATCACATGGAAAAAACTAGTTGTAAGAGCGATGCGTCTTAACTATTCGTGGGAAGCTTCATCAGTAAAATACTTAAATTTGTATCAAAACCTATTAAAATAA
- a CDS encoding EAL domain-containing protein, producing the protein MISCTKCQTIPNIHSAGYIEIFTTVPQLNQSLHDLMGRKQLDHPLVIPFVGQEALADVCRLIASNFNQAAVDMFFCSTYSENEREKSQPLSFSQFYSRVQHPDYIEIMKNSLFTSHMQPIITLADQSITGYEFLMRPTSEDFLFYPNELFEMARQSGLQSFLDSAARIASLKVSASHLENGTKRFINFLPSSIYDPAHCLRTTFQAVNAFKIDPNDLVFEVVETEKINEIAHLKKIFKTYQQEGMKMALDDVGSGFATREILLELKPDYAKIDRSLISHSDQDPVKQKYLIEMVSLSKEEGITLLAEGIERKEEVDFCREIGIPLGQGYYFGRPAKEPVTALQV; encoded by the coding sequence ATGATATCATGTACAAAGTGCCAAACGATACCAAACATTCATTCTGCAGGTTATATAGAAATCTTTACTACCGTTCCTCAGCTTAATCAAAGTTTACATGACCTCATGGGCCGAAAGCAGCTAGACCATCCGCTAGTCATACCTTTTGTAGGTCAAGAAGCTTTAGCGGATGTTTGCCGCCTGATCGCTTCGAATTTCAATCAGGCAGCAGTTGACATGTTTTTTTGCTCAACATACTCAGAGAATGAAAGGGAGAAAAGTCAACCACTCTCATTCTCGCAATTTTATTCAAGAGTCCAGCATCCTGATTACATAGAAATAATGAAAAACTCACTTTTTACAAGTCATATGCAGCCGATCATCACGCTTGCTGATCAGAGTATTACAGGATATGAGTTTTTAATGCGGCCTACGAGTGAAGACTTTCTTTTTTATCCGAACGAATTATTTGAAATGGCAAGACAATCTGGTTTGCAGTCATTTCTTGATAGTGCCGCTAGAATTGCTTCACTTAAAGTAAGCGCCTCTCATCTAGAAAATGGGACGAAGCGATTTATTAACTTCTTACCATCTTCCATTTATGATCCTGCTCACTGCCTTCGAACGACGTTTCAAGCAGTGAATGCTTTCAAAATTGATCCGAATGACCTTGTGTTTGAAGTAGTGGAAACGGAAAAAATTAATGAAATTGCTCATTTGAAGAAGATTTTTAAAACCTATCAACAAGAGGGAATGAAGATGGCACTCGATGATGTTGGGTCAGGTTTTGCAACTAGAGAAATATTATTAGAATTAAAACCGGATTATGCAAAGATTGATCGAAGTTTGATTTCCCACAGTGACCAGGACCCTGTTAAACAGAAGTATTTAATTGAAATGGTATCGTTATCAAAAGAGGAAGGCATTACATTGCTCGCTGAGGGGATTGAACGAAAAGAAGAAGTTGATTTTTGTAGGGAAATAGGAATCCCACTTGGTCAGGGCTACTATTTTGGACGTCCTGCAAAGGAACCTGTTACAGCTCTACAAGTTTAA
- the ytvI gene encoding sporulation integral membrane protein YtvI, with protein MLTFYQRYARTAFDIGLIVLTVFLIMLVSSFLFDIAAPIIVGYVIFLIIEPFARFLHRKGIGKTAATTISTLLFVLVVLSVVFLAGAIFVLQLQNLIGLIPGYVAKFQDQIMNYIEWGQLQINALPPDVLEKAQDFSLTLVEKASFMLTAFLNSVFAFVTSIPTLVINFIVGIVLAYFLSIEIEMWKRIAVKRTPNTFKTAYYFLKENVLSGIGAYLKAQLKLITITFVLVLCGLWILRVDNAFTLALLSAFFDLLPLLGVSAIFIPWAIYLFAVGQTSLAVSLLILLGVVMLVRQIMEPKITGDSLGVSAFTILSFMIISLSLFGISGVIISPILLILIKALYDHGYLSKWIHLPSEEFSNPQDRR; from the coding sequence ATGTTAACGTTTTATCAACGCTATGCACGTACAGCTTTTGATATTGGACTTATCGTATTAACCGTATTTCTAATAATGTTAGTATCTAGTTTTTTATTTGATATTGCAGCACCCATTATCGTAGGGTATGTTATCTTTTTAATCATTGAACCTTTCGCACGTTTTCTACATCGAAAAGGAATTGGGAAGACAGCCGCAACGACCATTTCAACGCTTTTGTTTGTTCTTGTTGTCTTAAGTGTCGTCTTTCTAGCGGGAGCTATTTTTGTTCTTCAGTTACAAAATCTAATCGGCTTAATTCCTGGATACGTTGCGAAGTTTCAAGATCAGATTATGAATTATATTGAATGGGGACAGCTTCAGATAAATGCTCTCCCACCTGATGTACTTGAAAAGGCCCAGGACTTTTCATTAACTCTTGTAGAAAAGGCTTCCTTTATGCTTACTGCATTCTTAAATAGTGTGTTTGCCTTCGTAACTTCAATCCCAACACTTGTCATTAATTTTATTGTCGGAATCGTACTTGCTTATTTTTTAAGTATCGAAATTGAAATGTGGAAACGAATTGCAGTAAAACGCACGCCGAATACGTTTAAGACCGCGTACTACTTCTTAAAGGAGAATGTATTAAGCGGTATTGGAGCGTACTTAAAGGCGCAGTTAAAGCTCATAACGATTACGTTTGTTCTCGTTCTCTGTGGATTATGGATCTTGCGAGTAGATAATGCGTTTACCCTTGCTCTATTATCAGCGTTTTTTGATTTATTACCGCTTCTCGGTGTTTCGGCCATTTTTATACCGTGGGCTATTTATCTCTTTGCGGTAGGCCAAACATCTCTTGCAGTATCGCTTTTAATTTTGCTTGGGGTTGTCATGCTTGTGAGACAGATTATGGAGCCGAAAATCACGGGTGATTCTCTTGGTGTGTCAGCCTTTACAATTTTATCCTTTATGATTATTTCACTCTCATTATTTGGGATTTCAGGAGTTATTATTTCACCGATTTTACTCATATTGATCAAAGCTCTTTATGATCACGGGTATTTAAGTAAGTGGATCCATCTTCCTAGTGAAGAATTTTCAAATCCACAGGATAGACGGTAG
- a CDS encoding lytic transglycosylase domain-containing protein, whose translation MKRTGSLIIVTIIISGVIGLILKQSPDSFSQSLKKSEVPEEYIDLYREAGDEYDVQWELLAAVHRVETKFSTMSTLESPKGAIGHYQFMPLTWIGWSYGGSRLGELDKDDLVDITDLDLIQKHGGYGKDGNGDGKADPYNLKDAAYTAASYLSANGASEGRLESALFAYNQSDEYVEEVLSFYNEYKENATVVKLDP comes from the coding sequence GTGAAACGAACGGGAAGTTTAATTATCGTAACGATTATCATTAGTGGTGTGATTGGCTTGATTTTAAAACAGTCACCGGATTCTTTTTCTCAGTCATTAAAAAAATCCGAGGTGCCAGAGGAGTATATTGATCTCTACCGTGAAGCAGGGGATGAATATGATGTGCAATGGGAGCTTCTCGCGGCTGTTCATCGTGTTGAAACAAAGTTCTCCACGATGTCGACATTAGAAAGTCCAAAAGGGGCAATTGGCCATTATCAATTTATGCCTCTAACCTGGATCGGTTGGAGTTATGGCGGCAGCCGTCTTGGTGAACTCGATAAGGATGATTTAGTGGATATTACGGATTTAGATCTTATTCAAAAACACGGTGGATATGGAAAAGATGGAAACGGTGATGGAAAAGCGGATCCTTATAATCTTAAAGATGCTGCTTATACAGCAGCAAGCTACCTTTCAGCCAATGGAGCTAGTGAGGGAAGACTGGAAAGTGCACTGTTTGCTTACAATCAAAGCGATGAGTACGTCGAAGAAGTGCTATCATTCTATAATGAATATAAAGAAAACGCTACAGTTGTGAAATTAGATCCTTGA
- a CDS encoding conserved virulence factor C family protein: MKIVSIEPTPSPNSMKINLSEELPSGDTRQYKLETDLTNAPPYIQKLMAVPGVKGLYHVMDFIALERNAKYAWEDILPGAREAFGEVVEEYKASEQASEDFGEIKVSIQMFRGIPMQVKLEEGESEQRFGLPERFMQAAMKASSASENMVMERQWKEQNPRYGSPEEIGQEVTEEIAATYSEERLEALVKAAFSDQSESIKQEKKVVTLAMLDDADWKVRYAALDRMDPELTDLPVLEKALQDEKASVRRLSVVFLGMIESKEVLPLLYQALKDKSVTVRRTAGDCLSDLGFVEAIPEMIESLQDRNKLVRWRAAMFLYEVGDETAIPALEQAANDPEFEVKMQAGMALERIKGGEEAKGSVWHQMTQARKSN; encoded by the coding sequence GTGAAGATTGTTTCAATCGAACCGACTCCAAGTCCAAATTCGATGAAAATTAATTTAAGTGAAGAGTTACCATCTGGAGACACGAGGCAGTATAAACTTGAGACTGATCTCACAAATGCTCCACCGTATATTCAGAAATTAATGGCCGTTCCAGGCGTGAAGGGCCTTTATCATGTGATGGATTTTATTGCACTAGAACGAAATGCGAAATACGCCTGGGAAGATATTCTCCCAGGTGCAAGAGAGGCGTTCGGTGAAGTTGTTGAAGAATACAAAGCATCAGAGCAGGCTTCTGAAGATTTCGGTGAAATAAAAGTATCAATCCAAATGTTTCGTGGCATCCCGATGCAAGTGAAGCTAGAAGAAGGCGAATCTGAACAGCGCTTTGGATTACCTGAGCGCTTTATGCAAGCAGCAATGAAAGCCTCATCAGCTTCAGAAAATATGGTGATGGAGCGACAGTGGAAGGAACAAAATCCAAGGTACGGTTCACCTGAAGAAATCGGACAAGAGGTTACAGAAGAAATTGCGGCGACTTACAGTGAAGAGCGTCTTGAAGCACTTGTAAAAGCTGCATTTTCAGATCAAAGTGAATCAATTAAGCAAGAGAAAAAAGTGGTCACCCTTGCGATGCTTGATGATGCTGACTGGAAGGTCAGATACGCTGCACTTGACCGTATGGATCCAGAGCTTACTGATTTACCAGTGCTAGAAAAGGCATTGCAGGATGAAAAAGCTTCTGTACGACGGTTATCAGTCGTTTTCCTCGGTATGATCGAATCGAAGGAAGTGCTTCCGCTTCTTTATCAAGCATTGAAAGATAAGTCTGTTACAGTAAGACGAACAGCTGGAGATTGTTTGTCTGATCTAGGTTTTGTTGAAGCCATTCCCGAAATGATTGAATCGCTACAAGATCGTAACAAGCTTGTTCGATGGAGGGCGGCAATGTTCTTATATGAAGTGGGAGATGAAACGGCAATTCCGGCACTTGAACAAGCGGCAAATGATCCGGAGTTTGAAGTAAAGATGCAGGCCGGTATGGCGTTAGAGAGGATAAAAGGCGGAGAAGAAGCAAAAGGATCTGTCTGGCATCAAATGACGCAAGCAAGAAAATCAAATTAA
- a CDS encoding BrxA/BrxB family bacilliredoxin has translation MNPYEEYMRQMAQPMRDELTSAGFEELTTPDEVASFISEKKGTSLVFINSVCGCAAGLARPAAREAIEYEKKPEHLVTVFAGQDREATGKMREYLEGYEPSSPSIALLKDGQVLHFIPREDIEDHDVEEIVANLTGAFEQYC, from the coding sequence ATGAATCCATACGAAGAATATATGCGCCAGATGGCGCAGCCAATGCGTGATGAATTAACATCAGCTGGTTTTGAAGAGCTTACAACACCGGATGAAGTAGCAAGCTTTATTTCGGAGAAAAAGGGAACCTCACTTGTTTTTATCAACTCCGTATGTGGTTGTGCAGCTGGTCTCGCTCGCCCTGCCGCTCGTGAAGCGATTGAGTATGAAAAGAAACCAGAACATCTTGTGACCGTTTTTGCAGGACAGGATCGTGAAGCAACTGGAAAAATGCGTGAATACCTAGAAGGATATGAACCTTCATCACCTTCCATCGCCCTTTTAAAAGATGGTCAGGTACTTCACTTTATTCCAAGAGAAGACATTGAAGATCATGATGTGGAAGAAATCGTAGCAAACTTGACAGGAGCTTTTGAACAATATTGTTAA
- a CDS encoding OsmC family protein, whose product MDHVFELQGSWKGGLSGEGIVKTENLTTDVSIPSSMGGSEKGTNPDELLLSSSAACYFMTIGLYLERNEIPFEDIKISSKLTVSDKGRLHVASIHHYPVIYLSNDPNEAMTARIHDIAHRAEEGCMITRAIKGNVDVVVEPSIKKV is encoded by the coding sequence ATGGATCACGTATTTGAACTGCAAGGAAGCTGGAAGGGTGGCCTCTCTGGAGAGGGGATTGTTAAAACGGAAAACCTTACGACAGACGTCTCAATCCCATCGTCAATGGGAGGAAGTGAAAAAGGAACGAACCCGGATGAATTGCTTTTAAGCTCCTCAGCTGCCTGTTATTTTATGACGATTGGCTTGTATTTAGAACGAAATGAAATTCCTTTTGAAGATATTAAAATCTCATCTAAATTGACCGTAAGTGATAAAGGAAGGCTTCACGTTGCATCTATTCATCATTATCCAGTCATCTACCTGTCAAATGATCCTAATGAGGCAATGACTGCACGAATTCATGACATTGCCCATCGAGCAGAGGAAGGCTGTATGATTACAAGAGCGATAAAAGGAAATGTTGATGTTGTCGTAGAACCATCTATAAAAAAAGTGTGA
- the trhO gene encoding oxygen-dependent tRNA uridine(34) hydroxylase TrhO, which translates to MNKDYRVLLFYKYVQIDQPEEYVEEHLAFCKEHNLKGRILIAGEGINGTLSGTFEETQQYMNMMHADERFADLFFKIDEASEHPFKKMHVRLRPELVTLRLDENHDPNQVGGKHLKPAEWREAMQQDDVIILDTRNDYEYDVGHFRGAIRPDIKNFRDLPEWVQENLADQKDKKILTYCTGGIRCEKFTGWMVNQGFEDVNQLDGGIVTYGQDEDTKGELWDGQCYVFDGRITVPINQKDHVVVGKDYFTGEPCERYVNCASPECNKQIITSEENEHKYLRGCSHECRTSPRNRYVAEHGLTEEEVNERLQKLMQEHIEQEV; encoded by the coding sequence ATGAATAAAGACTATCGTGTATTATTATTTTATAAATATGTACAAATTGATCAACCGGAAGAATATGTTGAAGAACACCTTGCTTTTTGTAAAGAGCATAATCTAAAAGGAAGAATCCTTATTGCGGGAGAAGGCATTAACGGAACGCTTTCTGGAACATTTGAAGAAACGCAGCAATATATGAATATGATGCATGCGGATGAGCGTTTTGCTGACTTGTTCTTCAAGATTGACGAAGCTTCTGAGCATCCATTCAAAAAGATGCACGTCCGTCTAAGACCAGAGCTAGTTACGCTTCGTCTTGACGAAAACCATGATCCAAACCAGGTCGGTGGTAAGCACTTAAAGCCTGCTGAGTGGCGTGAAGCGATGCAACAAGATGATGTCATTATTCTTGATACCCGGAATGATTACGAGTATGATGTCGGTCATTTCCGCGGTGCGATTCGTCCAGATATTAAGAATTTCCGCGATTTACCGGAGTGGGTACAAGAAAATCTTGCCGATCAAAAGGATAAAAAGATTCTTACGTACTGTACGGGCGGAATACGCTGTGAAAAGTTCACAGGCTGGATGGTTAATCAAGGATTTGAGGATGTTAATCAGCTTGATGGTGGTATCGTGACATATGGTCAGGATGAAGACACTAAAGGGGAACTTTGGGATGGACAGTGTTATGTGTTTGATGGCCGAATTACTGTTCCGATTAACCAAAAAGATCATGTTGTTGTTGGTAAAGATTACTTCACTGGTGAACCGTGTGAACGCTATGTTAATTGTGCAAGCCCTGAATGTAATAAACAAATTATTACATCAGAGGAGAACGAACATAAATACTTGCGCGGTTGTTCACATGAGTGTAGAACATCACCTCGCAACCGTTACGTAGCTGAACATGGCTTAACGGAAGAAGAAGTCAATGAACGTCTACAAAAATTAATGCAAGAGCATATTGAACAAGAGGTTTAA
- a CDS encoding toxic anion resistance protein — MSNQPEKVNSQREKAEEIIQSFYHEDDTDKILQSLSGLGEDAQRDAGESLEALKRPVKGMIDQPNNDLPDNLHKLREHVSELEPSYLKKNKFNKLLNRVMGRNEVEQYAKKYKTVESQVEVIVESLLTGKDKLQEDNVMLKELKDVARDRIFGLEDQMELGQTLMTMLDEEAAKAEWKDNPLPIQKAQQKVVSRVKNMSQAVMVLRQSMASVDLIMENNEKLEEAIFNAVTMTKNIITVTASIQLALGNQQKVISAVQNVNEATESMLLRNAEMLKQNTEETVKTLEKPAIAIESFRKAYQDVFEAIEITEKSNVRIIDSGKKFILEMDQLNNEMKTKLDSTTSRQKQLSDAADRL; from the coding sequence ATGAGTAATCAGCCTGAAAAAGTTAACTCTCAACGTGAAAAAGCTGAGGAAATTATTCAAAGCTTTTATCATGAAGATGATACAGATAAAATACTTCAATCCTTATCTGGGCTAGGTGAAGATGCCCAGCGTGATGCTGGAGAGTCATTAGAAGCATTAAAGCGACCGGTTAAAGGAATGATCGATCAACCGAATAACGATTTACCTGATAATCTACACAAACTTAGAGAGCACGTTTCAGAACTTGAGCCCTCTTACTTAAAGAAAAATAAATTTAACAAACTGCTAAATCGCGTCATGGGTCGCAATGAAGTTGAACAATATGCGAAGAAATATAAAACGGTAGAATCTCAGGTTGAAGTCATTGTTGAGTCTCTTCTAACCGGTAAAGATAAGCTACAAGAAGATAATGTGATGTTAAAAGAACTTAAAGATGTGGCTAGAGATCGAATTTTCGGCTTAGAAGATCAAATGGAGCTAGGTCAGACGCTCATGACAATGCTTGATGAGGAAGCGGCTAAGGCCGAATGGAAAGACAATCCCCTTCCAATCCAAAAGGCGCAACAAAAAGTCGTAAGTCGAGTAAAGAATATGTCACAGGCTGTCATGGTTCTTCGTCAGTCTATGGCCTCAGTCGATTTGATCATGGAAAATAATGAAAAGTTAGAAGAAGCAATCTTCAATGCCGTTACGATGACGAAGAACATCATCACCGTTACAGCTTCGATCCAGTTAGCACTCGGCAACCAGCAGAAGGTAATTTCCGCTGTTCAAAATGTTAACGAAGCAACAGAGTCAATGCTTCTTCGAAATGCTGAAATGCTAAAGCAAAATACGGAGGAAACGGTCAAAACACTTGAAAAACCGGCCATTGCGATTGAATCCTTCCGAAAAGCCTATCAGGATGTATTCGAAGCCATTGAGATTACAGAGAAATCTAATGTTCGCATTATTGATAGCGGTAAAAAGTTCATACTAGAAATGGATCAGTTAAACAATGAAATGAAAACCAAATTGGATAGCACAACGTCGAGGCAAAAGCAGCTATCTGATGCAGCCGATCGACTTTAA
- a CDS encoding glutaredoxin domain-containing protein, whose translation MKNVKLYTQPACPPCEFVKNYFQMHGVKYELLNIKENQAARNELINEHGSMSTPTIVIDGEVIIGFEQERIDELLDLSSSKMKD comes from the coding sequence ATGAAAAATGTAAAGCTCTACACCCAACCAGCATGTCCGCCGTGCGAGTTTGTGAAAAATTATTTTCAAATGCACGGTGTCAAATATGAACTGTTAAATATAAAAGAAAACCAGGCAGCGCGAAATGAGCTCATCAACGAGCACGGATCAATGTCTACGCCAACGATTGTCATTGATGGTGAAGTGATTATTGGATTTGAACAAGAACGGATTGATGAACTTCTTGATCTTTCGTCTTCTAAAATGAAGGATTGA
- a CDS encoding acyl-CoA dehydrogenase family protein — protein MIEKFVRNDRQKELLHLASKHRAELRESAEQIDEEARIPDFIIASMKDSGFTSLPIPEEFGGKGLSLYELVLIQEELGKGEGAGALSIGWHFGILKDLQDRRPWNDHTYAELCKDVVKGALVNRAQTEEETGDPTRGGLPATIATEVEGGYQLTGRKTFTTLSPHLDSVIVKSTLNGVPADFLVSMNQKGVSLEQTWEVLGMRGTRSDDLVLTDVFVPSEALLEIYDKERKTASLPPAWLLHIPAVYLGIAESAREEAVKFVTSYQPNSLDIPLKDVPHIQDKFGRISLALLSARHFLYSVAEQWDQYPEERMNMQGQLFAAKTQAVKAAMEAVDLSMRIVGGRSLMKKNQLERLYRDVRAGLHNPPSDELTLQVLAMKQF, from the coding sequence ATGATTGAGAAATTTGTACGAAATGATCGTCAGAAAGAGCTCCTTCATCTAGCTAGTAAGCATCGCGCTGAGCTTAGAGAGAGCGCTGAGCAAATTGACGAGGAAGCGCGCATTCCTGACTTCATTATAGCAAGTATGAAGGATTCAGGCTTTACTTCACTGCCCATTCCAGAAGAATTTGGTGGGAAAGGACTTTCACTTTACGAACTAGTCCTTATTCAAGAGGAGCTTGGGAAAGGCGAAGGAGCAGGTGCGTTATCGATTGGTTGGCACTTTGGTATTCTAAAAGATCTTCAAGATCGTCGACCTTGGAATGATCATACGTATGCGGAACTTTGTAAGGACGTAGTGAAAGGAGCTCTTGTGAATAGAGCTCAAACAGAAGAGGAAACTGGTGATCCAACGAGAGGAGGACTCCCTGCAACGATCGCTACAGAAGTAGAGGGGGGCTATCAGCTTACTGGCCGAAAAACATTCACAACGTTAAGTCCACATCTTGACTCTGTGATTGTAAAATCGACGTTAAATGGTGTGCCGGCTGACTTTTTAGTATCAATGAATCAAAAAGGTGTATCCCTTGAACAAACATGGGAAGTTTTGGGGATGAGAGGAACGAGGAGTGATGATCTTGTCTTAACAGACGTCTTCGTTCCGTCTGAAGCTCTCCTTGAAATTTATGATAAGGAACGCAAAACGGCATCCCTTCCTCCTGCATGGTTACTTCATATCCCGGCTGTGTATCTTGGAATTGCTGAATCTGCACGAGAAGAAGCGGTGAAATTTGTTACTTCTTATCAACCGAACAGTCTAGATATACCATTAAAAGATGTTCCCCATATCCAAGATAAGTTTGGTCGCATATCCCTTGCGCTCTTAAGTGCTCGTCACTTTCTTTATTCGGTCGCAGAGCAGTGGGATCAGTATCCAGAAGAGCGAATGAACATGCAGGGACAGCTTTTTGCTGCAAAAACCCAGGCAGTTAAAGCTGCGATGGAAGCTGTTGACCTTTCCATGCGCATTGTTGGGGGACGGAGTTTAATGAAAAAGAATCAGTTGGAACGCTTGTACAGAGATGTTCGAGCGGGACTTCATAATCCTCCTAGTGATGAATTAACGCTACAAGTTCTTGCGATGAAACAATTTTAA
- a CDS encoding cell wall hydrolase, whose translation MKKSVLTILMTSLFFTMFSAQSHHVVAVTMMKAPPMIEEEQTAIAPSETPEPETKQDVALLLNLPVKNMNDVKKVTKDQFSVTNYSIEEIEMLAKLVNGEARGETFEGKVAVASVTINRVLSSKFPNSLKEVIFESGAYTAVSDGQYDQRPGPESYKAVYAALSGQDPSSGALFYYNPDIATDDWIRTRHIIKEIGKHVFTR comes from the coding sequence ATGAAAAAGTCGGTTCTGACGATTTTAATGACAAGTCTCTTTTTTACGATGTTTTCTGCTCAGTCTCATCACGTAGTGGCGGTTACTATGATGAAGGCACCTCCGATGATCGAAGAAGAGCAAACTGCAATTGCTCCTAGTGAAACGCCTGAACCGGAAACGAAGCAGGATGTGGCGTTATTGCTTAACCTTCCTGTAAAAAATATGAATGATGTTAAGAAAGTAACGAAGGATCAATTTTCCGTTACCAACTATTCAATAGAAGAAATTGAAATGCTAGCCAAATTAGTTAATGGAGAAGCGAGAGGCGAAACGTTTGAAGGAAAAGTAGCGGTAGCTTCTGTGACCATTAATCGTGTTCTTTCTTCAAAATTTCCAAATAGCCTAAAAGAAGTAATCTTTGAAAGCGGCGCATATACGGCCGTATCAGATGGTCAATATGATCAGCGTCCAGGACCAGAGTCCTACAAAGCAGTTTATGCTGCACTTAGTGGACAAGATCCAAGTTCAGGCGCTTTGTTTTATTATAATCCTGATATTGCAACTGACGATTGGATTCGGACAAGGCATATTATTAAAGAAATTGGCAAACATGTCTTCACAAGATAA